The following are from one region of the Silene latifolia isolate original U9 population chromosome 9, ASM4854445v1, whole genome shotgun sequence genome:
- the LOC141601582 gene encoding uncharacterized protein LOC141601582 — protein sequence MFCKGERRSIELLLNAFNYFSKTSGLLMNKGKSSFYCNGVDPYLIDEVVKLTGMTRGSVPFKYLGVNVSPKRLSVQDCTCLVDRIVDRIRGLGARKLSYAGRVVLIQSVLSSLHSYWSRIFIIPKTVTNKIEAICRAFLWHGTDNKQSPSLVCWQAICRPRKQGGLGLKHQYAWNVALMGKYVWWIASKADILWVRWVHAVYIKQKSWVDFEPSINSSWSWLKICQDRLVRMQITHQNRCFFCGAKEEDNDHLFFQCVYSLQCLGLVSAWCKTQIPENEWISWWVKWRQRSASRKQILALIISCLVYRLWQMRNNCRLEGVLHRPEYLVLGVKQEVRVRLGHYKFKCTNVSVLRWMTEISAC from the exons ATGTTCTGCAAGGGGGAGAGGAGGTCAATTGAGTTGTTATTAAATGCTTTCAACTATTTCTCAAAGACTTCTGGGCTGCTTATGAACAAAGGGAAGTCAAGTTTCTACTGTAATGGAGTTGATCCCTACCTCATTGATGAGGTGGTGAAGTTGACTGGAATGACTAGAGGTTCTGTACCTTTCAAATATCTAGGGGTTAATGTTTCTCCTAAGAGATTGTCTGTACAGGACTGTACCTGTCTGGTGGATAGGATTGTGGATAGAATTAGAGGGCTTGGGGCAAGGAAGCTGTCGTATGCTGGTAGGGTGGTGCTTATACAATCTGTCCTCAGTAGTCTACACAGCTATTGGTCTCGTATTTTCATCATTCCAAAGACTGTTACTAATAAAATTGAGGCCATCTGTCGGGCATTTCTATGGCATGGCACTGACAATAAGCAGAGTCCTTCTCTTGTTTGTTGGCAGGCTATTTGTAGACCTAGGAAGCAGGGGGGATTAGGTCTGAAACATCAGTATGCTTGGAATGTTGCGTTGATGGGGAAATATGTATGGTGGATTGCTAGTAAAGCTGATATCCTATGGGTTAGGTGGGTGCATGCTGTCTATATAAAGCAAAAGAGTTGGGTGGATTTTGAACCTAGCATCAATTCTAGTTGGTCTTGGCTCAAGATTTGCCAG GATCGTCTGGTTAGAATGCAAATCACTCATCAGAACAGGTGCTTTTTCTGTGGAGCTAAGGAAGAAGATAATGATCATTTGTTCTTTCAGTGTGTTTATAGTCTTCAATGTTTGGGTCTGGTGTCTGCTTGGTGTAAAACCCAGATTCCAGAGAATGAGTGGATATCTTGGTGGGTCAAGTGGCGACAGCGTTCTGCAAGCAGGAAGCAGATTCTTGCTCTGATCATTTCTTGCCTGGTGTACCGTCTTTGGCAAATGAGAAACAATTGTAGACTGGAAGGCGTATTGCACAGGCCTGAGTATTTGGTGCTGGGTGTTAAACAGGAAGTCAGAGTTAGGCTGGGGCATTATAAGTTTAAATGTACCAATGTTAGTGTATTAAGGTGGATGACTGAAATTAGTGCTTGTTAA